Proteins encoded in a region of the Photobacterium angustum genome:
- a CDS encoding DJ-1 family glyoxalase III, whose amino-acid sequence MLEPITTAPRVAVCLAPGSEEMEAINTIAILKRAGFEVTITSTAEDGALILEGSRGIKLVADVPLINVADEPFDCVVLPGGLQGAEHFRDSPLVVEFVKQHHYDGKLIAAICATPAVMFISHQLFPHSIMTCHPAFQNQIPTHQLRVKRVVYDKNTRLLTSQGPGTAQEFALEIVTQLENKAKAAEVAEPMVVWPNMHYDVLPRT is encoded by the coding sequence ATGCTTGAACCAATAACGACTGCTCCTCGCGTTGCTGTTTGCCTTGCTCCTGGCAGCGAAGAAATGGAAGCTATTAACACGATTGCGATTTTAAAGCGGGCTGGATTTGAAGTAACGATTACAAGTACCGCAGAAGATGGCGCACTAATTTTAGAAGGATCTCGCGGGATCAAACTCGTAGCAGATGTGCCTTTAATCAATGTTGCCGATGAACCATTTGATTGCGTGGTATTACCCGGCGGTTTACAAGGCGCGGAACATTTTCGTGATAGTCCACTGGTCGTTGAATTTGTAAAGCAGCATCATTACGACGGCAAACTGATCGCCGCGATCTGTGCAACACCTGCGGTAATGTTTATTTCACATCAATTGTTTCCACATTCAATCATGACGTGCCATCCTGCTTTTCAAAATCAGATCCCCACACACCAATTACGCGTTAAGCGTGTAGTGTATGATAAGAATACACGTCTATTAACCAGTCAAGGTCCCGGAACTGCACAAGAGTTTGCGCTAGAAATAGTGACACAACTAGAAAATAAAGCCAAAGCGGCTGAAGTTGCAGAGCCTATGGTTGTATGGCCGAATATGCATTATGACGTACTACCACGTACTTAA
- the dxs gene encoding 1-deoxy-D-xylulose-5-phosphate synthase — protein MTLDISKYPHLALANTPDELRLLPAESLPQVCDELRTYLLKSVSQTSGHFASGLGTVELTVALHYVYNTPFDKVIWDVGHQAYPHKILTGRRDDMATIRQKGGLHPFPWRGESEYDTLSVGHSSTSISAGLGLAIAAEKEGLNRKVVSIIGDGAITAGMAFEAMNHAGDVHSDMLVILNDNEMSISENVGALNNHLAHLLSGNFYTSIREGGKKVLSNAPPIKEMVKRAEEHIKGMVVPSTMFEELGFNYIGPVDGHDVHELVKTLKNMRNLKGPQFLHIMTKKGKGYAPAEADPINYHAVPKFDLSQKPLPKAKDASPTFSKIFGDWLCDMAAIDDKLMAITPAMREGSGMVRFSKEFPDQYFDVAIAEQHAVTLATGMAIGGYHPIVAIYSTFLQRGYDQLIHDVAIMDLPVMFAIDRAGLVGADGQTHQGAFDISFMRCIPNMVIMAPSDENECRQMLYTGHQYQGPSAVRYPRGCGMEVDVDSTMTELEIGKGIIRRQGEKVAILNFGSMLGYALEAAENLNATVADMRFVKPLDEALVLELARTHDVLVTVEENAIAGGAGSGVIEFLMKEKTLKPVLNIGLPDRFIEQGTQAELHEMLEIDGAGIEKQIRTYLAK, from the coding sequence ATGACTTTGGATATCTCAAAATACCCTCATCTGGCCCTCGCAAACACGCCCGATGAATTACGATTATTGCCAGCTGAAAGCCTTCCACAAGTATGCGATGAACTTCGTACCTATTTGTTGAAATCTGTGAGTCAGACCAGCGGCCACTTTGCCTCCGGACTCGGTACTGTCGAGCTTACCGTTGCGCTTCACTACGTCTACAATACGCCTTTTGATAAAGTTATTTGGGATGTTGGTCACCAAGCCTACCCACATAAAATTTTAACGGGACGTCGTGATGATATGGCAACTATTCGCCAAAAAGGCGGTTTGCATCCATTCCCATGGCGCGGTGAAAGTGAGTACGACACACTTTCTGTTGGTCACTCATCAACTTCAATAAGTGCAGGTCTAGGTCTCGCGATTGCAGCAGAAAAAGAAGGCCTAAATCGCAAAGTTGTTAGTATTATTGGCGATGGCGCTATCACCGCAGGCATGGCGTTTGAAGCGATGAACCATGCTGGTGATGTTCACAGCGATATGCTAGTTATCTTAAATGACAATGAAATGTCGATTTCTGAAAATGTCGGCGCGTTAAATAATCATTTAGCCCATTTACTATCGGGTAATTTCTATACCTCTATTCGTGAAGGTGGTAAGAAAGTTCTATCCAATGCGCCTCCTATCAAAGAAATGGTAAAACGCGCAGAAGAGCATATCAAAGGCATGGTTGTGCCAAGCACTATGTTTGAAGAGTTAGGCTTTAATTACATTGGCCCTGTTGATGGCCACGATGTGCATGAGCTTGTTAAGACACTGAAAAACATGCGCAACCTAAAAGGCCCACAATTTCTTCATATTATGACGAAAAAAGGTAAAGGTTATGCGCCAGCTGAAGCGGATCCAATTAATTACCATGCCGTTCCTAAATTTGATTTAAGCCAGAAACCATTACCAAAAGCGAAGGACGCAAGTCCGACGTTTTCTAAGATTTTCGGTGATTGGCTATGTGATATGGCAGCTATTGATGACAAATTGATGGCTATCACACCGGCTATGCGTGAAGGTTCTGGTATGGTGCGCTTTTCTAAAGAGTTCCCAGATCAATACTTCGATGTTGCCATTGCTGAGCAACATGCTGTGACGCTAGCAACGGGCATGGCAATTGGTGGTTATCATCCTATTGTCGCTATCTACTCAACTTTCCTTCAACGTGGTTATGATCAATTAATTCATGATGTTGCTATCATGGATTTACCTGTGATGTTTGCCATTGATCGTGCAGGCTTAGTCGGTGCTGATGGTCAAACCCACCAAGGGGCATTTGATATTAGCTTTATGCGCTGTATTCCTAATATGGTGATTATGGCACCGAGTGACGAAAATGAATGCCGTCAAATGCTCTATACAGGTCACCAATATCAAGGACCAAGTGCGGTCCGTTACCCTCGCGGTTGTGGTATGGAAGTCGATGTCGATTCTACAATGACAGAACTTGAAATCGGTAAAGGTATCATTCGCCGTCAAGGTGAAAAAGTCGCGATTTTAAACTTTGGCAGCATGCTCGGTTATGCATTAGAAGCGGCAGAAAACTTAAATGCAACAGTGGCTGACATGCGCTTTGTGAAACCGCTAGATGAAGCTTTAGTACTTGAATTAGCTAGAACTCATGATGTTCTTGTTACTGTTGAAGAAAATGCGATTGCTGGCGGTGCGGGTAGTGGTGTTATTGAATTTTTAATGAAAGAAAAAACACTGAAACCAGTCCTGAATATTGGTTTGCCTGATCGATTCATTGAACAAGGTACACAAGCCGAACTGCATGAAATGTTAGAAATTGATGGTGCGGGTATCGAAAAGCAAATTCGCACTTATTTAGCTAAGTAA
- the thiI gene encoding tRNA uracil 4-sulfurtransferase ThiI: MKFIVKPHPEIFVKSDSVRKRFIKILESNLRIILKRQSESVSVYNRRFSLEINEPDESKRDMILATLTQTPGIHHTLEVQQTEFTDLHDVYEQTLALVGPELEGKTFCVRAKRVGKHDFTSIEAERYVGGGLNQAIESAKVRLKKPEVTVNIEIEHNLLNLVLFRHKGLGGFPLGTQEDVLSLISGGFDSGVSSYLHIKRGSKVHYCFFNLGGPAHEIGVKQVAHYIWNKFGSSAKVKFIAIDFEPVVGEILEKVDDGQMGVILKRMFMRAAGKVADKFGIEALVTGEALGQVSSQTLTNLRHIDGVTDSLILRPLINWDKEDIINVAREIGTEDFAKTMPEFCGVISKSPTVKAVKAKLEIEEDKFDFSILDRVVDEARVMDIRDIEKQSQEQAPEVELVEQVAGDAIVLDIRSPDEEDESPLELEGIEVKHLPFYKLATQFGDLPQDKTYLLYCDRGVMSRLQALYLKENGFENVKVYRPL, translated from the coding sequence ATGAAATTTATTGTTAAGCCACATCCAGAGATTTTTGTTAAAAGTGATTCAGTGCGTAAGCGTTTTATCAAAATTCTTGAGTCTAATTTACGCATCATCTTAAAGCGCCAGTCAGAGTCTGTTAGCGTTTATAACCGCCGTTTTTCATTGGAAATTAATGAACCTGATGAGTCAAAGCGCGATATGATTTTAGCGACTCTGACGCAGACGCCTGGTATTCACCATACCCTTGAAGTACAGCAAACGGAATTTACTGATCTTCATGATGTTTATGAACAAACTTTAGCACTTGTTGGCCCAGAGCTGGAAGGTAAAACGTTCTGTGTCCGTGCTAAGCGTGTTGGTAAGCACGATTTTACTTCAATTGAAGCTGAGCGCTATGTCGGTGGTGGTCTTAATCAAGCTATCGAGTCTGCAAAAGTAAGACTGAAAAAGCCTGAAGTGACAGTTAATATTGAAATTGAACATAATCTATTGAACCTTGTATTATTCCGCCATAAAGGTTTAGGTGGTTTCCCGCTAGGTACACAAGAAGATGTATTAAGTTTAATTTCTGGTGGTTTTGATTCTGGTGTTTCAAGCTACTTGCATATCAAACGCGGTAGTAAAGTCCATTACTGTTTCTTTAATTTAGGTGGTCCTGCACACGAGATCGGTGTTAAGCAGGTTGCGCATTATATTTGGAACAAGTTTGGTTCTTCAGCAAAAGTTAAATTTATCGCGATTGATTTTGAACCTGTTGTTGGTGAGATTTTAGAGAAAGTCGACGATGGTCAGATGGGCGTTATCCTTAAGCGTATGTTTATGCGTGCTGCGGGTAAAGTTGCTGATAAATTCGGTATCGAAGCATTGGTAACGGGTGAAGCGCTAGGTCAGGTTTCAAGCCAAACATTAACTAACCTTCGTCATATTGACGGCGTAACAGATAGCCTAATTCTTCGCCCACTGATTAACTGGGATAAAGAAGACATCATCAATGTTGCACGTGAAATCGGTACTGAAGACTTTGCGAAAACTATGCCTGAGTTCTGTGGCGTGATTTCTAAGAGCCCAACAGTGAAAGCGGTCAAAGCAAAGCTTGAAATTGAAGAAGATAAATTTGATTTCTCTATTCTTGATCGTGTTGTTGATGAGGCGCGTGTGATGGATATTCGTGACATCGAAAAACAAAGCCAAGAACAAGCCCCTGAAGTTGAATTAGTTGAGCAGGTAGCAGGTGACGCAATTGTACTTGATATTCGTAGCCCAGATGAAGAAGATGAAAGTCCATTAGAGCTTGAAGGTATCGAAGTTAAGCACTTACCTTTCTATAAGCTAGCAACGCAGTTTGGTGACTTACCGCAGGATAAGACATACCTTCTGTACTGTGATCGTGGTGTGATGAGCCGCCTACAAGCGCTGTACTTAAAAGAGAATGGTTTCGAGAACGTAAAAGTTTACCGTCCTTTATAA
- a CDS encoding outer membrane protein OmpK, with translation MRKSLVALSVLAATALPSLANAADYSDDIHKNDYKWMQFNLMYAYKELPRSNDAHTGHDYLEMEFGGRSGIFDLYGYVDVFNLTNSDSQDKSGSDDKMFMKFAPRISLDALTGKDLSFGPVQEVYVATLMNWSGNTGPNSVNNYFVGLGSDINVPWFGKVGFNVYSLYDMNKKDWNGYQVSTNWFKPFYTFANGSFLSYQGYIDYQFGMKDKYASASNGGAMFNGLYWHSERFAVGYGLKAYHNVYGIKDSDAFKSSGVAQYFSLSYKF, from the coding sequence ATGCGCAAATCACTAGTAGCATTAAGCGTTTTAGCAGCAACAGCTTTACCTTCATTAGCAAATGCAGCCGACTACTCTGATGACATCCACAAAAACGATTACAAGTGGATGCAATTTAATCTGATGTACGCGTACAAAGAACTACCTCGCTCAAATGATGCGCATACTGGTCATGACTATCTTGAGATGGAATTTGGTGGTCGCTCGGGAATTTTTGATTTGTATGGCTATGTTGATGTATTCAACTTAACTAACTCTGATAGCCAAGATAAATCAGGTTCTGATGACAAAATGTTCATGAAATTTGCTCCGCGTATCTCTCTAGATGCTCTAACAGGCAAAGATCTTTCATTTGGTCCAGTTCAAGAAGTTTATGTTGCTACTCTGATGAACTGGAGCGGTAATACAGGCCCAAACAGTGTGAATAACTACTTCGTTGGTCTTGGCTCAGATATTAATGTTCCATGGTTTGGTAAAGTAGGCTTCAACGTATACTCTCTATACGACATGAATAAGAAAGACTGGAACGGTTACCAAGTGTCGACTAACTGGTTTAAACCTTTCTACACATTTGCAAACGGTAGCTTCCTGTCTTACCAAGGTTACATTGATTACCAATTTGGTATGAAAGATAAGTATGCATCAGCAAGTAATGGTGGTGCTATGTTTAACGGCCTTTACTGGCACTCAGAGCGTTTTGCTGTTGGTTACGGCCTTAAAGCTTACCATAACGTATATGGCATCAAAGATTCAGATGCATTTAAATCATCTGGTGTTGCTCAATACTTCAGTCTTTCATACAAGTTCTAA
- the xseB gene encoding exodeoxyribonuclease VII small subunit gives MAAKKPENMAFEAALDELDAIVNELESGDIPLEDALKKFERGISLARSSQQKLTQAEQRVEILLQADDEAPLTDFEPSHDQ, from the coding sequence ATGGCAGCAAAAAAACCAGAAAATATGGCATTCGAAGCCGCCCTTGATGAGCTAGATGCCATTGTCAATGAACTAGAATCTGGCGATATCCCACTGGAAGATGCGCTAAAAAAATTCGAACGAGGTATTTCTCTTGCTCGCAGCAGTCAACAAAAACTGACACAAGCAGAGCAACGTGTAGAAATTTTGCTTCAGGCAGATGATGAAGCTCCACTGACTGATTTTGAACCAAGCCATGACCAATAG
- the ispA gene encoding (2E,6E)-farnesyl diphosphate synthase has protein sequence MTNSSSLSLSLKCYQQRSNDVLANWLSTQPFADKALLKAMQYGTLLGGKRARPFLTYVTGEMLGVTQDDLDTPAAAVECIHAYSLIHDDLPAMDDDALRRGQPTCHIAFDEAIAILAGDALQTLAFDILANGQLSQDGNTQRIIMVSELAKASGAAGMCLGQALDLDAEGKHVGLEQLELIHRHKTGALIRCAVRLGALAAGDKGVAILPQLDKYAEAIGLAFQVQDDILDVISDTETLGKPQGSDLALDKSTYPALLGLDGAQEKAQLLYQEALQALAAIPYNTSQLEVFARYIIERNN, from the coding sequence ATGACCAATAGTTCTTCTTTATCGCTATCCCTTAAGTGCTATCAACAACGTAGTAATGACGTATTAGCAAACTGGTTATCAACTCAACCATTTGCAGATAAAGCCCTACTAAAAGCCATGCAGTACGGAACACTGCTGGGTGGTAAACGTGCGCGCCCTTTTCTAACCTATGTAACAGGTGAGATGTTAGGGGTGACTCAAGACGATCTTGACACTCCTGCTGCTGCGGTTGAGTGTATTCATGCTTACTCATTAATCCATGATGATTTACCTGCGATGGATGATGACGCATTACGTCGTGGTCAACCCACCTGTCATATTGCGTTTGATGAAGCAATTGCCATTCTTGCGGGTGACGCGCTACAAACACTGGCTTTTGATATTTTAGCGAATGGACAATTGAGCCAAGATGGCAACACCCAACGTATTATTATGGTAAGTGAGCTTGCAAAAGCCTCAGGAGCTGCCGGAATGTGTCTAGGGCAAGCCTTAGATCTTGATGCTGAAGGTAAACATGTTGGATTAGAACAACTAGAATTAATCCACCGACACAAAACTGGGGCTTTAATTCGCTGTGCCGTCCGCTTAGGAGCATTAGCTGCTGGTGATAAAGGCGTAGCAATTTTGCCGCAACTTGATAAGTATGCAGAAGCTATTGGCCTTGCGTTCCAAGTGCAAGATGACATTTTAGATGTGATCAGTGATACCGAAACCTTAGGTAAGCCACAAGGTTCTGATCTTGCCTTGGATAAAAGTACTTATCCTGCATTGCTTGGCTTAGATGGTGCACAAGAAAAAGCACAACTGCTTTATCAAGAAGCACTACAAGCATTAGCGGCTATACCCTACAATACATCCCAATTAGAAGTTTTTGCCCGATATATTATCGAACGCAATAACTAA
- the panE gene encoding 2-dehydropantoate 2-reductase encodes MKITVLGAGAIGSLWAVALKQQQHDVQVWTRSPDSEYSVNYQDLNGNTHPLLFTANSVEHLSQSDLLLVTVKSFQVEVALAPIIKQIPDSCLIVIMHNGIGSHEAVKTLFPNHCVFYATTSQAALKADEKLQHTGNGQTFIGSLSSTQSGYNVLSEVFNQALSPCYWQEDIMEPLWKKLAINCAINPLTAIHQCTNGELANEDYQAQLIQICNEVTLVMRAEGYKVKNGELYQQVLTVINATADNYSSMNRDVFYQRQTEIDYITGYLIHRAKKFDIAVPVNTQLWQTITSMESSYHA; translated from the coding sequence GTGAAAATCACAGTATTAGGCGCAGGAGCCATAGGTTCTCTTTGGGCTGTTGCATTAAAACAGCAACAACATGATGTCCAAGTTTGGACTCGCTCTCCTGACTCAGAATATTCGGTTAATTACCAAGATCTGAATGGTAATACCCACCCTCTTCTCTTTACTGCTAATAGCGTTGAGCATCTATCACAAAGTGACTTACTGCTTGTTACTGTTAAATCCTTTCAGGTGGAAGTCGCATTAGCGCCAATCATTAAACAGATCCCTGATTCTTGCCTTATCGTGATCATGCACAACGGCATAGGTAGTCATGAAGCAGTTAAAACCCTCTTTCCTAATCACTGTGTTTTTTATGCTACGACATCACAGGCGGCCTTAAAAGCTGACGAAAAATTACAACACACAGGCAATGGGCAAACATTTATTGGATCATTATCATCTACTCAGTCTGGCTATAACGTTCTTAGCGAAGTGTTTAATCAAGCGTTATCACCGTGCTATTGGCAAGAGGACATCATGGAGCCATTATGGAAGAAACTCGCCATTAATTGTGCAATTAATCCATTAACAGCCATTCATCAATGTACTAATGGTGAGCTTGCTAATGAAGACTATCAAGCCCAATTAATCCAAATTTGTAATGAAGTTACGCTCGTTATGCGAGCAGAAGGCTACAAAGTAAAGAATGGTGAGCTTTATCAACAAGTACTAACGGTAATAAATGCAACCGCTGATAATTATTCCTCGATGAATAGAGATGTTTTTTATCAGCGCCAAACAGAAATCGACTATATTACTGGCTATCTTATTCACCGAGCGAAAAAATTCGATATTGCTGTGCCTGTGAATACCCAGTTATGGCAAACCATTACATCTATGGAGTCCTCATATCATGCTTGA
- the pomA gene encoding flagellar motor protein PomA, with amino-acid sequence MDLATLIGLLGAFAFIVMAMLLGGDLVMFYDTSSILIVLGGSTFVVLMKYNIGQFFGAAKIAIKAFMFKTDNPEELIAKIVEMADAARKGGFLALEEMEITNPFMRKGIDMLVDGHDADVVRGTLQKDISLTNERHEQGVGIFSSFGDVAPAMGMIGTLIGLVAMLSNMDDPKAIGPAMAVALLTTLYGSMLANMVAIPIADKLTLRKEQERLNKRLILDGVLAIQDGQNPRVIDGYLKNYLHEKKRSVILDE; translated from the coding sequence TTGGATTTGGCGACGCTTATAGGATTGCTTGGTGCATTCGCATTCATTGTTATGGCTATGCTGCTCGGCGGCGATTTGGTTATGTTTTACGATACATCATCTATTTTGATTGTATTAGGCGGCAGTACTTTTGTTGTGTTAATGAAATACAACATTGGACAATTTTTTGGTGCTGCAAAAATCGCCATTAAAGCCTTTATGTTTAAAACAGATAATCCAGAAGAGTTGATTGCGAAAATTGTAGAAATGGCTGATGCAGCGCGTAAAGGTGGATTTTTAGCATTAGAAGAGATGGAAATTACTAATCCTTTTATGCGTAAAGGCATTGATATGCTGGTGGATGGTCATGATGCGGATGTGGTACGTGGCACTTTACAAAAAGACATTTCATTAACCAATGAACGGCATGAACAAGGGGTAGGGATCTTCTCCTCCTTTGGCGATGTTGCGCCTGCAATGGGGATGATAGGTACGCTTATTGGCTTGGTTGCCATGCTTTCTAACATGGATGATCCTAAAGCCATAGGTCCTGCAATGGCCGTTGCCTTATTAACGACGCTATATGGCTCGATGTTGGCAAACATGGTAGCGATACCTATAGCGGATAAATTAACCTTGCGTAAAGAGCAAGAGCGTTTAAATAAGCGTTTAATCTTAGATGGCGTACTGGCAATTCAGGATGGGCAGAATCCACGAGTGATTGATGGTTATTTGAAAAACTACCTTCATGAGAAGAAACGTAGTGTGATCCTTGACGAGTAA
- a CDS encoding flagellar motor protein MotB, whose product MEEQSCKCKKGAPPWMATFADLATLLMCFFVLLLSFSEMDVLKFKQIAGSMKYAFGVQNMLEVNDIPKGTSVIAQEFRPGRPEPTPIEVIMQQTIDMTQRSLDFHEGESDRAGGTQRDAGKLTGGQSKKTATQNNENDESEADQMQEKLKEVLTKALEREISDKIIEIENLGQQLVIRIREKGSFPEGSAFLQPKFKPLVRQVAMLVKDVPGIIRVTGHTASDKLDSELYRSNWDLSAQRAVSVAQEMEKVEGFDHTKMRVVGLADTQPIADNKTQEGKAKNRRVEISIMQGKPHFSDEISSNFNAQ is encoded by the coding sequence ATGGAAGAGCAATCTTGTAAATGTAAAAAAGGTGCGCCTCCATGGATGGCGACCTTTGCTGATCTTGCCACACTATTAATGTGTTTCTTTGTGTTACTACTTTCTTTTTCTGAAATGGATGTACTGAAATTTAAGCAAATTGCAGGTTCAATGAAATACGCTTTCGGGGTGCAAAATATGCTTGAAGTTAATGATATCCCTAAAGGTACGAGTGTTATTGCGCAAGAGTTTAGGCCAGGCCGGCCTGAGCCAACGCCAATAGAAGTGATTATGCAACAAACGATTGATATGACGCAGCGTTCATTAGATTTTCATGAAGGCGAGTCTGATCGAGCCGGTGGCACACAACGTGATGCGGGTAAACTAACGGGTGGGCAAAGTAAAAAAACGGCGACACAAAATAATGAAAATGACGAATCTGAAGCCGATCAAATGCAAGAGAAACTCAAAGAAGTACTGACTAAAGCATTAGAGCGTGAGATCAGTGACAAAATTATAGAAATTGAAAATCTTGGGCAACAATTAGTTATTCGAATTCGTGAAAAAGGTTCGTTCCCAGAAGGCTCTGCGTTTTTACAACCTAAATTTAAACCGTTAGTGCGCCAAGTTGCGATGCTAGTTAAAGATGTGCCGGGTATTATTCGAGTTACGGGACATACCGCGAGTGATAAATTAGATTCAGAGTTATATCGTTCTAACTGGGATTTATCAGCGCAGCGAGCGGTATCTGTGGCGCAAGAAATGGAAAAAGTAGAAGGGTTTGATCATACAAAAATGCGTGTGGTTGGATTGGCAGATACTCAGCCAATCGCTGATAACAAAACTCAAGAAGGGAAAGCGAAAAATCGCCGAGTGGAAATCTCTATAATGCAAGGTAAGCCACATTTCAGTGATGAGATCAGCAGTAACTTTAATGCTCAATAG
- a CDS encoding AmpG family muropeptide MFS transporter, translated as MDKAIQQNNTTGWRVYLNPKALIMFALGFSSGLPILLVFGTLSFWLREADVSRTSIGFFSWVALAYGFKWAWSPLVDRFPLPIFSRLFGRRRGWMLFSQLIIILSLCGMATSNPQTDLLQFALFAIVVAFASATQDIVIDAFRIELATVRLQAALSATYMAGYRLAMIMAGAGALAFAAWFGSDSGYDPAGWKAAYFIMAGMMSIGVITTLFVKEPKIDSSSIQKIEHDYQQKLQQKGIGKKQARLAAWFYTAVVMPFQDFFQRYGKNALLILLLISCYRISDVVMGVMSNAFYVDMGFTKNEVASISKVFGVIMTLVGAGLGGILVSKFGTLRILALGALLSAITNLLFMVFTYIGNNLEMLTLVISADNLGAGIATAAFITFMSSLTNVAFSATQYALFSSIMLLFPKFIAGFSGVYVDHFGYNIFFLTTALIGIPVLFLIKLVAKNDALTLPATTDTLEEK; from the coding sequence ATGGACAAAGCCATACAACAAAATAATACCACCGGTTGGCGTGTGTATTTAAACCCCAAAGCACTGATCATGTTCGCGCTAGGGTTCTCCTCCGGCTTACCTATTTTATTAGTCTTTGGCACCCTTTCATTCTGGTTACGAGAAGCAGATGTTAGCCGAACCAGTATCGGTTTTTTCAGTTGGGTAGCCCTTGCTTATGGCTTCAAATGGGCATGGTCACCACTTGTTGACCGTTTTCCTTTACCCATTTTTTCTCGATTATTTGGTCGACGTCGTGGCTGGATGTTATTTTCGCAGCTGATCATTATTTTATCGCTATGTGGCATGGCGACCAGCAACCCACAAACAGATCTTCTTCAATTTGCCTTATTTGCGATTGTTGTCGCCTTTGCTTCTGCGACACAAGATATCGTCATTGATGCATTTCGTATTGAGCTTGCTACCGTGCGTTTACAAGCCGCATTATCTGCAACCTATATGGCAGGCTATCGATTAGCGATGATCATGGCAGGTGCTGGCGCACTGGCTTTTGCTGCGTGGTTTGGCTCTGATAGTGGTTATGATCCTGCAGGCTGGAAAGCCGCTTACTTTATCATGGCTGGTATGATGTCAATTGGCGTGATCACCACCCTATTTGTTAAAGAGCCAAAGATCGACAGCTCATCAATTCAAAAGATCGAACATGACTACCAACAAAAATTACAGCAAAAAGGGATAGGTAAAAAACAAGCAAGACTCGCTGCGTGGTTTTATACCGCTGTCGTCATGCCTTTCCAAGACTTCTTTCAGCGCTATGGTAAAAACGCACTACTGATCTTATTACTCATTAGTTGTTATCGCATTTCTGATGTGGTGATGGGCGTAATGTCTAATGCGTTTTATGTTGACATGGGCTTTACTAAAAATGAAGTCGCGTCTATATCAAAAGTCTTTGGGGTGATCATGACCTTAGTGGGCGCTGGTTTAGGCGGTATTCTTGTCAGTAAATTTGGCACCTTACGTATTCTTGCCTTAGGCGCTTTATTATCCGCAATTACCAATCTGTTGTTTATGGTATTTACCTATATTGGTAATAACCTCGAGATGTTAACTTTAGTCATTTCAGCTGATAATTTAGGTGCAGGTATTGCAACCGCTGCTTTCATCACCTTTATGTCTAGCCTAACCAATGTGGCTTTCTCTGCAACCCAGTACGCATTATTTAGCTCTATTATGCTACTTTTCCCGAAATTTATTGCGGGATTCTCTGGCGTTTATGTCGACCATTTCGGCTATAACATCTTTTTCCTCACCACCGCATTGATAGGTATTCCAGTATTATTTTTAATCAAACTCGTTGCTAAGAATGATGCTTTAACCCTTCCAGCAACAACTGATACGTTGGAAGAGAAATAA